The window ATATTATCGAAACCCATACCAGCATAAGACAGCATGCTGAATTACTTTCAGAACGTGAACGAAGTCGTTCGCAAATTCAGCGACAAATAAAAACTTTGACGAGATTAAAGAATTCGCCTTATTTCGGACGGATTGATTTTTTAGAGGAAGGGGAAAAACAACAGGATACAATTTATATTGGGATCGGCTCATTTATGGATCGGGACGATCAAAACTTTCTTATTTATGATTGGCGCGCACCGATCTCAAGCCTTTATTATGATTTTCCACCTGGACCAGCTCAATATCGTACTCCGTCTGGGAATATTAGTGGAGAAATGGAATTAAAACGGCAATTTATCATCAAAAATGGAGAAATAAACGGAATGTTTGACAGTGGAATAACGATCCGGGATGAGATGCTTCAGGCTGTTCTTGGGAGCAATGCCGATACACAAATGAAGAGTATTGTTGCCACCATTCAAAAAGAACAAAATGAAATCATTCGAAATGAACGGAGTCAGATTGTGGTTGTCCAAGGAGTGGCTGGTAGTGGTAAAACGTCTGCTGCCCTACAGCGTGTAGCCTACTTGCTTTATCGCTATCGGGAATCGTTATCGCCTGAAAATATCATTTTGTTTTCACCAAATCCTTTATTTAACAGTTATGTTTCGACCGTTTTACCTGAACTAGGCGAAGAGAATATGAAGCAAAGTACATTTCAGGAATATCTTGAGCAGCGGTTAAGTAAAGAGTTTCAACTCGAGGACCCATTTGATCAAATGGAATATTTATTAACAGCTGAACATAGTGATGCTGACTATCAGATCCGGCTAAGAAGTATACACTATAAGAGTAGCATGGAGTTCAAAATCATGGTCGATTGTTATGTGGAAAAACTAATGCACGATGGATTAGTTTTTCGGCCATTAGTTTTCAGGAAAAAAGTCCTCATTAGTAAGGAACAAATATACGAGTATTTTTACAACCTTGATCGAGATTATTCTATTCCTAACCGGGTTCAACTTGTAAAAGAATGGCTAGTTAAAGAACTAAAGAAAAGAGTGAAGCTTGAACAAAAGAAAAAATGGGTCGAGGATGAAATTCAGTTTTTAGACAAGGATGATTTTATCGAAGTATTTCAGCAACTTCAGGAAAAAGGTCGATTTAGTGATAATACCTTTGATGATTTTGATCGTGAACAAGAACTATTGGCGGAAATGTTGGTCAAACAGAAGTTTAAACCAATTTTTAATCGAGTGAAAAAATTTCAGTTTATTAATATGAAAGCCACCTATCAAAAGGTATTTGAACAAAACATAGAAGTTACTCCCGATCACTGGCGTCAAATAGGCGAACTTACCATAAAAAGTCTTCAAAATAAGACAATCCTGTATGAAGATGCTACACCGTTTGTTTATTTACAGGATTTAATCTTGGGAAAAAGAACGAATGGTTCGATTCGTCATATCTTTATGGATGAAGCACAGGATTATTCGCCCTTTCAGTTAGCATTTATTAAACATCTGTTTCCGAATAGTAAAATGACGCTGCTAGGAGATATCAACCAGGCGATCTATTCGCATTCAGCTGAATCTACCACGCTACTTTCAAACAGTATTGACCAAACAAGTTCAACAGAAACGTACGTTTTAACCCGGACCTATCGTTCGACAAAACCGATCGTTGAGTTGACTAGCGCGTTCATTAAGGACGGAGATAAAATAGAACCGTTTAATCGCGAGGGGAATAAGCCGACTGTTGTGGTAGTTCAAAACAAAGAAGAGCTTCGCCAAAATGTCATTGAACAAATCAAAAGGTATAAAGAAGCGGGGCACCAAACCATTGCTGTGATTTGTAAAACAGCGCTGGAAAGCAGAGCGGCTTACGAAGCACTCAAGATGACTGAGACAGTTCGCTTAATTGAAAAGGGGACGATAACTTTTGAAACAGGCGTGGTAGTGATCCCGGCTTATCTAGCCAAAGGGATTGAGTTTGACGCTGTTATTATTTATGATTGTTCCCAGTATACCGAGGAAAGCGAACGGAAACTTTTCTATACAGCATGCACAAGGGCGATGCACGAGCTTCACCTAACATCAGTGGGACAACTTTGCCCATTAATGACTAACGTTTCGCCACAAAAATATAAGCTTGTCTGTAATTAACTACAAGGCTGTGTTAAAGCTCAATGTTGATTTTTGCACAATGTTGATTGGAGTGGAAGGCACGAAGACTCCTGCGGGAGCAGCGGGACAGGTGAGACCCCACAGGCGCTTTAGCGCCGAGGAGGCTCACCGCCCGCCCCTAAGGTGCGCGAGTGCCTGGAACGGAAATCAGCATTCTAATTTAACACAGCCGAATACAAAGAAAAAAGGCTGCTCGATTAAAAAAATCGGCAGTCTTTATTTTTTTGCTACGGCAATAATTGCTGGAGACGTGATGCTATATTCATTCTCCTTAAAATCCCCGTAAAGAGTAATTTCAGAAAAACCAGCCTCCTGTAAAACAGTAACCAGCTGGAAGGATTGAAGTGGATAAAGCTCGACAGAATGATCAAATTGTTGTATTTCTCCATCTTTTTCAACAGTTAAAGCCCCATTAAAGCGGATTTTTTCATCTAAAAATTCATATGTGCGACGGAAACTGATGCCTTCAGGCTTTTTGATCAATGGTAACTCTTGAATTTGTAGGTTTAATATACGATCATAGTTGACCGTTTGTACAATGAAAGTTCCATCGTTTTCCAAGAGCTTATATATATCCTTAATCATATTTCTGATCTCGTCAATAGAGTTTAAATGAACAATCGAATTACCAATACACACGATGACATCATAAGAGGAAGTGGAGAGAAGCTGAATTTTCTCCATTTCTAATCTGATAGATTGAAGTGGAACATTTTCATTCAGAGCTTTTTCAGCCATAGTATTGACCATTTCTTCTTCACTATCTGTTGCGGTCACATCATAGCCATTACTAGCTAGTAAAATCGCTTGATTCCCAGTTCCAGCCGCAATATCGAGAATCCTTGCTGCAGGCTTGGAATACTTTTCAATAAAGCTAATTTGGGTAGGATTTGCTGGAAAAAGAATATCGTAATATAGATTTAAATTTTGATAGAAGCTCATTTTGTAAACCTCCCTAATACACTATTCGATCTAAGTGTGGCTTTTATATCTATATTTTATACTTTTTATTATATTTTAAGCCCTTTCATTAAGCAGTGAGGAAAATCATTCAAATATCATATCCAAGTTTATTGTATGACCTAAATAAATCTTTTATTAATGAAGCATATTATTATTGTATTGATAGTGAAAAAGTAAAAAAATATACACAGCTTATACTGGGCATTCAGTGATAAAATAACGTTAATTCACATTTAGATAGGAGAGACTTCAATGGAGGAATTATTAAAACAATTAATTAATACCGTTAATGATATAAAAGAAAATGTTTTAAGTATAAATGAATCTATTCAAAACTTAGAACGCCGCGTAGAACGTTATGGAAAAATGGATAGTATTGAGCACCGAGTAGAGGTCAACCAAATTGACTTGAGTGACATTAAGGATATAGTTGAAAAAATGGAAAACTTCCAACGGGATGAAGTTCTTCCGATGGCAAAAGCTATTAAAGATATCCGGTACGCAGAAGAATTAACACTTATTCATAAACGGTTAGACGCCCAGCTTACAAAAATAGCGAAAAATGAAGAAGCTATTCTCATGATAACCGATCATGAGAGTTAATAAAAAAATCACACGACTTAACGTGTGATTTTTTTGTTGTTTAGTTATCCAGTTTTACTTGAGTGCGGGTTTTGAACGATAACTGCTTCTTCAGAGTTACGGCAATATCCTCTAAAAGAAGCTCCATTCCAACCAATGTAAGTGAGAAGAAGTTAGCATAGTGTTTTTTAACTTCCCATTTTAGCTCGTTTTCTCCACAAATACTGTATTCATTTACTTCTTGAATTTCTTTTTTTATTTTAGCAAGCGCAAGTGTTTTTTCTGCTTCTGGTAAAGTGATAATCTGATCAATTTTCTCGATATAATGAATAGAGGCGAGAATTTTCCCTTTAACATCTTCATAAGTTTCCAAGTCAATCAGCTTGTACTTTAGCTTAAACTCATTAAGAAGCTGAGCAGATTCATAAGTAGAGTTAACAATGTCATCTCTTGTCATTTTGGTCGTTTCATAGCTTAACATATATTTCCAAGAAGGGGCTTTAATGGCCTCACGGTGATCTTCAAGTGTGTTACAGAATTTTTTGTAACCGTAAAGGTCAGGGTTTTCAAATGCCGGGCTAGCAGGATCTAAGAAAGGTGCTAACGGAGCAATAAAATAAGATAAGCGGCGATCTTGATTGCATGCTTGGTGGATTTCTTCACAGAAGTCCACGTTTTTCAAAGCACTTGCATAATCTTGGTCTGGAATTCCCACCATGAAAAATAGGTCGATTTTTGCACAGCCATGGTTTAAGGCATAATTTAAAGTGTCAATAACTTTTTGATTAGTGCATCGGAACTTCCCGTTGAACCGTCTAATTCCCTCATCATGTGTCTCCAAAGTAAGTTCCATGCTATATTTTGGAACAGCATCTTCAATTTTTTTGAAAAATTCCTCATCAGCATATTGAAACAATTCGAACACTAGCTCATTCTTTAAGTTGATTTTCTTTAATCGACCTAAGAAGTCATCGACAAATTCCTTCCCACCTTGACGAATATCATGGAGGATAAAAATTGGTGCACGACTGAATCTTTGAATAAATAGGATATCCTCAACCAATTTTTCTGGTGATCTTAATGCAAGACCAGGACGATTACAGTTTTGCTCATAAGACATTTTAGAGCCACCACAAATGAGACAGCCTTGTGTACAACCACGTGCTGTTAAGATAGCTGTATTAGGGTATTGCAACCAACCGTTATACGGAAGGGGATCCTTATAGTTAAAGTATTTAAATACAGATTTTATTGAATAGCGGTATCCTGGAACATCAAATTCATCCAAACTGTCTGGAACGTATGATAAGGGGTTACTAATCACTTCTTTATTGTTTTTCCAAGTTAAATTTGGGATATCTGAAAAATTCTTTTTACCATACTTAATCTCTTCGATTAACATGAGCATTAATTTTTCAGTTGAATCGCCGCGCATTACAAAATCGATAAATGGATATTCCAATAATTCTTGGTGATAGTAAGTGGCTGACAACCCACCAAAAATCATGGGTACATCCGGATGAATTTTTTTCACTATTTTAGCTAACTCAATACTACCATGAGCGTGTGGTAGCCAATGGAGATCTATTCCAAATGCTGTAGCATTAATACTTTTTATTTTTTTCTCAACATCGAACGATGGATTCATTAACATTCGGTTGGCGATGTTAACAATTTTCACTCGCAATCCATGTCTTTCTAAATAGTCAGCAATACTGGTCAATCCAATTGGATACATTTCGAAAACGGGAGAAGATGGTACCACATCACTGATTGGACCAGCTAATAAAGAATTTTCTCGAAAATCATAAACACTTGGAGCATGCAGGAGGACTAGGTCGTATTTCAATTTATCGTCACCTCATGTGAAATTTCAATTGTACTATTGATAATTATATATATATTAGTGAACTTACTCACATCTACTACGTTTTCATACTAGCTAATAATTTCATTTAAATCTATAAATCTGAAATTGTTTCATCAAACGTTCGAAAAGGTATTTCAAAATATTGTCGAAATCAGAAAAACACTGTGACAATAGGCAAAAAACCTATTTGAAGGCGGAAAATGGTCGTTCTATTGGCAGATAATATTGAATATTATTTTAAAAAGGTGTAAAATTACACTATACATAAAATCCGAACTAAGCAATTAGGAATTATTGTATATAGGGGGGGAGAAACAGTGGAAAACGACTCAAAAGATGATCGAAAAAAGATATTTATATCAGAGTTGAATTTATTAGCCAAAGAAGACTACATCACCAGTAACCAATTCAATGTGATTGCTAAAGCTCACCACCAATATTATTATGATCTAGGATTAGAGAGGAACGAACAGAAGGAACCAATCAAGCAGGTAATCAAAGATAAAAAGCCTGTGGTTGTAACAACACCCAAGCCAAAAATTGAAAAAAAGAAACTTACTGCAGATCAAATGCGAGAAAGAAACATAACCTGGTTATTGAATTTAGGCGTTATTTTGTTGTTAATTGGCGGTTTATTTGTCGCTACTAGTAATTGGGAATCGATGTCAAACCTGATGAAAAGTAGTTCAGTTGGGCTGGTTTCTTTATTATTTTTCGGCATCGCCTATTTGTCGAGGAAAGTTTTAAAGATTGAAAAAACAGAACTTGCTTTTGTCGTCCTAGGAAGTTTGTTTCTACCAATCTTTCTTTTATCACTTGGTTGGTTCAAGCTTTTAGGGGAATATTTATCATATACAGGGGAAGGTCGATATATTTTTGGATTTATTAGTGGGTTGCTTGTGGTTCCAGTCTATATCACTTTTGCAAAACGACTAGCTTCCCGCTTATTTGTTTGGTTCTCGTACTTAGCAATAACCGTAACCGTTGCCTTTTTACTCTCAGCTTTTCATTTAGATAAGGATTGGTTTTATTTTGGTATCATGCTCTACAATGTGATCGCTGTGATGTTGTTTCACCGTTTTAAACAAAACGAAGCATTAGCCCTATTCACGAAAGAACTAGTTGCTTTTGCTCAAATACAATTGGTCATTTCTTCCCTACTAACGATGATTTTCTATGATAATCATGTCTTGAACGGCATCAATATTTTAACATCCGCAGCCGTTTATTTAGCGATGGTCTATGTAAGCGGAAAGAAGGAATATCATTTCATTTTTACTGCAATGGTGGTGTACGGTGCTTACCAGCTGATTGAGCATTCTGTTCTGGAGCTATTTGGCCCGGTTCTATACGTTCTAATAGGAATTGGGTTTTTAATCCTTCCTAAGTTTTTAGATGACCGATTTCATTGGAAAAAAATCTTTCAGCTGACAAGTGCCATTGTTTCAGGTTTAGTTTTTTTAGCTATCAGCTTTGATAGCGTTGTCATGAACATGAACAATCCATCCTGGGCACTTTTATTGGCTTATCTACTTTTAGCAGGGCAATTTATTTATTTGGCTATCGAAACAAAATCCCAGTTATTTACCTATTTAAGTCCCGTTTTTTTCATGGCATCCTATTATGAACTGGTCTTAATATTAGACCAATATTTGTATTTTGATAACTTAATTTTTCCAACATTCCTGGTTGGGTTTATCCAATTCATTACCTGCGGTTTTTACATAAAATTTTCACAAATATCGGTTATTAAAAAAAGTTCCAGAGATGTTGGTTTGGCAACAATGTTTTTAGCGCTCTTGCTCGAGCTATTAACCTTCAACTGGCTTGAACTTGGGTTTGTCCTATGCTTGTTAGGTTTTATTCTTTACTTAAGCCACCGTGTTGAGGAACGACCTTTCTACAAAATTTCAGTACCGTGGTTGTTACCTATTTCTCTAGCACTTGCCTTTACTGCTTTTGGAGAGGAAGGAAGATCAACTTGGGCCTTTTTTCATGGACAACTTGGTTTATCAATGAATACCATCCTTGGAAGCTTGATTTCGTTTTTAGCGTATCTTGGCTGGGGGAAAACGAATGAAAAGGCCTTAGCTAAAAATTCATTTTATATGGGCCAGGTATTTTATACATTAGCCTGTTTTTTGGCGTTAGTAACCAATGTTAATGAATTGTGGATGCGCCCCCTCGTATTATGCGGAGGAGTTGGCGTTTATATTGCCTTTTATCGATTTGAAAAGTACAAATGGCTTCCATATCTGATTAGCTCACTATCATTAATCACGTATTTCACTATTGTGCAATCCGTTTATTTAAAGCTAAATGTTCCGAATGAAATTCAATCCCTTGAGTACACCTTTGGTGGAGCAATTTTACTCGTTACTTCCTATCTTTTGAAAAATAAAGAAGTATCGATTGCCAATGGTTTTGCGTGGGTAGGCCAGCTGTTTTTGCCGGGTGCTTTACTCATCACTTATTTCCAGTATGGTGAAACTTCAATTTGGAGTTTTCTAATAGCAACGATGCTGTATTCTGCAAGCACGTATTTCGTCCATACTGAATGGATAACCAAAACTTTTTTGTACAGTACATTTTCAACGATGTTTATGGTAGTCGTCACAACCATGTTAAACCTTGAAACTGGTTTGGATCTTGAGTATTCATTTTTAATCACAAGTTTGATCATTAGTGGTTTTTGGATGTTAGCAAAACAAAGCTTTAAAGTTCGCACGATATATTACCTTGTTCCATTTTCAGTAGTTGGAATCGTCGCCTTTATTGTGAGCTATCCTTATGGTCTAACGCTATTTTTAGTAACGCTTGTCTATTCAATAGGGTTGATTGTGATTCTGACGGTGGTAAATTGGAAGATATCCAGAATCATTCCACTTTTTCTCCTCTTTGCTGCTACACAGCAATTTTTACAGTTAAATGGCATAGTTGAAGAGTGGAAGTTGGTCCTCGTTAGTTTAATGGGAGCCGCTTCGCTAGGTTTAGGAAGTGTTTTACACCGTGAGCTGTTTGTGGTAAATGAAAAAGAGGACATTACTCAACTTGATGTATTTACGATTAGTGCGTTCCTTTATTTCGGATCAGGCTATTTCATTCAATCAGCCTATGTATGGACGAATTTCGTTCCTGGGTTACTGATTTCGATTAGTTTGTGGCTCCAAAAATCAAGAGTACCTAAAAACTGGTCGATGTGGGTAAAGCTCTTTGCCGGTGTGTACTTATTAGAACCATACTATTCTACCATTTCAGCTATAGAAATTCCTTCACTTTTCGAGCGTGAGTTGTTCGTGTTACCATGGGTGGCAGTCGTTATTTATTTTCGCCGCTGCTTAGCTGGGAAACATCGTAGACTGATAAATGAGATTCAGTGGGCCGTCCTCATCATAGTCTCACTCCTATTGATTCAGGATGGTTTGGAAAGCTCCACCATATATGATGCCTTAATTTTAGGGACACTCTCATTGATTTCAATCCTAGGAGGGATGTTTTTACGGGTGAAATCATACTTTGTTGTGGGAGTAGGCGTGTTGTTATTAAACGTATTTTTGCAAACCCGACCATATTGGGGCAACCTCCCATGGTGGGGCTACCTATTAATCTCAGGGTCTATCCTTATTTCTGTAGCAAGCTACAATGAATGGCATAAACAAAAAACGGCAAAAGGGGAAACAACTGTCCTCACCAAAATCAAACAAAAACTACTAGTTTGGATAAATAAATGGGATTAACCGAGAAAAGTCTCCGAGTTGTTTTCGGAGACTTTTTTCATAGGTAAAAGCAGGAAGAAAATAATCGATATTCAAAAAATAAGGAGCGAATCCCAGTTAATGAGATTCCCTCCTTATTTAATTGTGTTTCTTGTGAGTTTTCAAATCGCATTTTATTTTACGGCTTCTTGAGCCCATTCCTCAACGTTCCATACCTTTGTTACCCAACCTTCGTAAAAGTCAGGTTCGTGGCATACCAAGACAATCGTACCTTTATATTCCTGCATAGCACGCTGTAATTCAGCTTTTGCGGCAATATCCAAGTGATTTGTCGGCTCATCAAATAAAAGCCAGTTACTCTCATTCATTTGTAGCTTACAAATTCGCACCTTGGCTTGCTCGCCACCACTAAGCTGATTCAATGGTCTAGAAATATGCTCGTTCTTTAATCCGCATCGTGCAAGTGCCGAACGGACCTGGTTTTGATCCATGATAGGGAAGGCATTCCAAAGATCATCAATCGGCGTAATTCCTTGTGCTTTTACTTCCTGTTCAAAGTAAGAAGGGAAGAGGAAATCACCACGTTCAATTTTACCGTTTAAAGGTTCAATTTTTCCAAGCATTGTTTTTAATAAAGTCGATTTTCCAACCCCGTTGCAGCCAATTATTGCAATCTTGTCGCCACGCTCAATCGTCATCGACATTTTCGGTAGAAGCGGGTGGTCATAGCCGATTTCAATATCTTTTCCTTCGAACACATAACGGCTACTGCTTCGTGACTCTTTAAAACTAAACGTTGGTTTCACGGCTGTTTCAGGACGGTCAATTCGTTCGATCCGATCAAGCTGCTTTTGTCTACTTTTAGCACGACCGGTTGTGGAATAACGCGCTTTGTTTTTTGCTATGAAATCTTCTTGTTTTTTGATGAATTCCTTTTGTTTTTCATAGGCATTGATGTGCTGATTTTTATTAATTTCTGCTAATTCCAGGAATTTCTCGTAGCTTGCCGTATATCTTGTTAACTTTGAAAATTCTAAGTGGAAGATGACATTGGATACAGGGTTCATAAATTCAGTATCATGTGATATTAAGATAAAGGCATATGGGTATTCTTTTAGATAGTTGGTCAGCCACCGAATATGCTCGACATCCAGGTAGTTTGTTGGTTCATCTAATAAAAGGACTTGAGGTTGCTCTAATAAAAGCTTCGCCAGTAACACTTTAGTCCTTTGTCCACCACTAAGTGCAGAAACATCACGGTCCAAGCCAATCGCATCAAGACCTAAACCACGTGCTGCCTCTTCAATTTTCATATCAAGATTATAAAATCCGCCTGCATCAAGTCGATCTTGAATTTTACCCATTTCATCGAGTAAAACTCCCAACTCTTCAGGAGTGGCAGTGGCCATTTTAGAGGTTACTTCGTTTAATAGTGCCTCTTGTTCAAATAGAGGAAGGAAAGCATCTCTTAAAATATCACGCATGGTTTTTCCTGGTGTTAGAACAGTATGCTGATCCAGGTATCCGTATTTTACACTCGGAGTCCACTCAACCCGACCGTCATCATGAATTAATTGATTAGTAATAATGTTCATTAAAGTGGACTTCCCGACTCCATTTGCTCCTACTAATCCAACATGATCTGCGTCTAATAGACGGAATGAAACATCCTTAAACAGGGTGCGATCGCCAAATGTATGACTTAACTTTTCAACTGATAATAAACTCATGTTAATTGTATTCCTCGCTTTTCATCATTCATATATATTTTGATACATTTACATATTCATTTTAAATCGTCATTTTTCATCATACTAAATTCCCTCAACGAAAACTAGCAGTTTACAAACAATCCTATAATTACCTAAGGTTTTATCACTTTAAAGCACCGGGGGTCAGGCACCAATTTCTGCTTTACAGCGTTAAAGTGAATCAACTGAATATTATTATTTTTTTGTCCTCTATATATGAACACTTGAATAGAATATGATAAAATTATAATTGAAGAGCCCTTATTATATAACGGTTTATCGTTATATAAATTGTACGTCACAAGTAGACAAATGTTTTCCTGGAAGGTAATGCTTAAATCTAAAGCAGGAGGATGGAATATGTCAAGTAAAGGCTTACATCATTTTTTAGCTGAGAATTTACAGGATCTTAAAAACAGGGGTCTTTATAATGTGATTGACCCAATAGAGAGTCCAAATGGTCCAATCATTACGATACAAGGCAGAAACTTAATCAACCTGTCATCTAACAACTACTTAGGTCTTGCAACCGATCAACGGCTAAAGTATGCAGCAATTGCTGCTATTCGTCAATTTGGGGTTGGATCAGGAGCAGTTAGAACAATAAACGGAACGCTGAAACTGCATGTGGAACTTGAGGATAAGCTGGCGGCATTCAAACATACTGAAGCGGCAATTGCCTACCAATCTGGCTTCAATTGTAACATGGCAGCGATTTCGGCTGTGATGGATCAACACGATGCTATTCTTTCCGATGAGTTAAACCATGCATCGATCATCGATGGCTGCCGTATATCGAGAGCAAGAATTATTCCTTTCAAACATTCAGACATGGAGGATTTACGCGTAAAGGCCCAAGAAGCATCTGAATCAGGTCAATATAATAAACTAATGGTGATTACTGATGGTGTTTTCTCAATGGATGGAGATGTCGCTAAGCTCCCTGAAATCGTAAAAATTGCTGAGGAATATGATCTCATAACCTATGTGGATGATGCTCATGGTTCAGGTGTGTTAGGCAAAGGTGCTGGGACAGTAAAACATTTTGGATTATCCGATAAGATTGATTTCCAAATTGGCACACTCTCCAAAGCAATCGGGGTGGTAGGGGGTTATGTAGCTGGCAAACAAGCTTTAATCGATTGGTTAAAAGTCCGTAGTCGTCCATTTCTATTTTCCACGTCCTTAACACCAGGTGATGTTGCGGCATCCATAAAGGCAATCGAAATCCTTACTGAAAGCTCTGAGCTAAACGAACGTCTGTGGGAGAACGGGAACTATTTGAAGAAGGGTTTGAAAAACCTTGGTTTTAACATAGGGAATAGTGAAACACCGATTACGCCATGCATACTTGGCGATGAGGTCAAAACCCAGCAGTTTAGTAAACGATTAATCGCAGAGGGTGTCTATGCCAAAGCGATTGTTTTTCCAACGGTCGCAAAAGGAACAGGCCGAGTTCGAAATATGCCAACCGCTGCTCATACAAAAGAGATGCTCGATCAAGCGATTTCCATTTATGAAAAAGTGGGGAAAGAATTGGGGCTTATTTAAGACTGATCCATCAAATCAGGAAGACAAAACATGGAAACATGTTTTGAGGAGAAATTTGGAGGAACCACCATGAAGAAAATTTTAATAACCGGTGCATTAGGTCAAATTGGATCTGAATTAACAGGTAAACTCCGTGGCATTTATGGAACAGACAATGTGATTGCAACAGATATTAGGAAAATAGACAACGAGATGACTCAAGCTGGGCCGTTTGAAATTCTTGATGTAACAGATGGAAAATTAATGGCGCAAATCGCCACTAAACATCATGTGGACACGATTATTCATATGGCAGCACTGTTATCGGCCAAAGCCGAAGCCAACCCTTTATTTG of the Bacillus sp. 1NLA3E genome contains:
- the helD gene encoding RNA polymerase recycling motor HelD, with translation MSNHQQIEWQKEQIRVSDVIYEIEKKMVKLKEKGGAVGQDVQELRETFWNDVTVNMDEPDDIIETHTSIRQHAELLSERERSRSQIQRQIKTLTRLKNSPYFGRIDFLEEGEKQQDTIYIGIGSFMDRDDQNFLIYDWRAPISSLYYDFPPGPAQYRTPSGNISGEMELKRQFIIKNGEINGMFDSGITIRDEMLQAVLGSNADTQMKSIVATIQKEQNEIIRNERSQIVVVQGVAGSGKTSAALQRVAYLLYRYRESLSPENIILFSPNPLFNSYVSTVLPELGEENMKQSTFQEYLEQRLSKEFQLEDPFDQMEYLLTAEHSDADYQIRLRSIHYKSSMEFKIMVDCYVEKLMHDGLVFRPLVFRKKVLISKEQIYEYFYNLDRDYSIPNRVQLVKEWLVKELKKRVKLEQKKKWVEDEIQFLDKDDFIEVFQQLQEKGRFSDNTFDDFDREQELLAEMLVKQKFKPIFNRVKKFQFINMKATYQKVFEQNIEVTPDHWRQIGELTIKSLQNKTILYEDATPFVYLQDLILGKRTNGSIRHIFMDEAQDYSPFQLAFIKHLFPNSKMTLLGDINQAIYSHSAESTTLLSNSIDQTSSTETYVLTRTYRSTKPIVELTSAFIKDGDKIEPFNREGNKPTVVVVQNKEELRQNVIEQIKRYKEAGHQTIAVICKTALESRAAYEALKMTETVRLIEKGTITFETGVVVIPAYLAKGIEFDAVIIYDCSQYTEESERKLFYTACTRAMHELHLTSVGQLCPLMTNVSPQKYKLVCN
- a CDS encoding class I SAM-dependent methyltransferase produces the protein MSFYQNLNLYYDILFPANPTQISFIEKYSKPAARILDIAAGTGNQAILLASNGYDVTATDSEEEMVNTMAEKALNENVPLQSIRLEMEKIQLLSTSSYDVIVCIGNSIVHLNSIDEIRNMIKDIYKLLENDGTFIVQTVNYDRILNLQIQELPLIKKPEGISFRRTYEFLDEKIRFNGALTVEKDGEIQQFDHSVELYPLQSFQLVTVLQEAGFSEITLYGDFKENEYSITSPAIIAVAKK
- a CDS encoding TIGR04190 family B12-binding domain/radical SAM domain protein — encoded protein: MKYDLVLLHAPSVYDFRENSLLAGPISDVVPSSPVFEMYPIGLTSIADYLERHGLRVKIVNIANRMLMNPSFDVEKKIKSINATAFGIDLHWLPHAHGSIELAKIVKKIHPDVPMIFGGLSATYYHQELLEYPFIDFVMRGDSTEKLMLMLIEEIKYGKKNFSDIPNLTWKNNKEVISNPLSYVPDSLDEFDVPGYRYSIKSVFKYFNYKDPLPYNGWLQYPNTAILTARGCTQGCLICGGSKMSYEQNCNRPGLALRSPEKLVEDILFIQRFSRAPIFILHDIRQGGKEFVDDFLGRLKKINLKNELVFELFQYADEEFFKKIEDAVPKYSMELTLETHDEGIRRFNGKFRCTNQKVIDTLNYALNHGCAKIDLFFMVGIPDQDYASALKNVDFCEEIHQACNQDRRLSYFIAPLAPFLDPASPAFENPDLYGYKKFCNTLEDHREAIKAPSWKYMLSYETTKMTRDDIVNSTYESAQLLNEFKLKYKLIDLETYEDVKGKILASIHYIEKIDQIITLPEAEKTLALAKIKKEIQEVNEYSICGENELKWEVKKHYANFFSLTLVGMELLLEDIAVTLKKQLSFKTRTQVKLDN
- a CDS encoding ABC-F family ATP-binding cassette domain-containing protein; protein product: MSLLSVEKLSHTFGDRTLFKDVSFRLLDADHVGLVGANGVGKSTLMNIITNQLIHDDGRVEWTPSVKYGYLDQHTVLTPGKTMRDILRDAFLPLFEQEALLNEVTSKMATATPEELGVLLDEMGKIQDRLDAGGFYNLDMKIEEAARGLGLDAIGLDRDVSALSGGQRTKVLLAKLLLEQPQVLLLDEPTNYLDVEHIRWLTNYLKEYPYAFILISHDTEFMNPVSNVIFHLEFSKLTRYTASYEKFLELAEINKNQHINAYEKQKEFIKKQEDFIAKNKARYSTTGRAKSRQKQLDRIERIDRPETAVKPTFSFKESRSSSRYVFEGKDIEIGYDHPLLPKMSMTIERGDKIAIIGCNGVGKSTLLKTMLGKIEPLNGKIERGDFLFPSYFEQEVKAQGITPIDDLWNAFPIMDQNQVRSALARCGLKNEHISRPLNQLSGGEQAKVRICKLQMNESNWLLFDEPTNHLDIAAKAELQRAMQEYKGTIVLVCHEPDFYEGWVTKVWNVEEWAQEAVK
- a CDS encoding glycine C-acetyltransferase — protein: MSSKGLHHFLAENLQDLKNRGLYNVIDPIESPNGPIITIQGRNLINLSSNNYLGLATDQRLKYAAIAAIRQFGVGSGAVRTINGTLKLHVELEDKLAAFKHTEAAIAYQSGFNCNMAAISAVMDQHDAILSDELNHASIIDGCRISRARIIPFKHSDMEDLRVKAQEASESGQYNKLMVITDGVFSMDGDVAKLPEIVKIAEEYDLITYVDDAHGSGVLGKGAGTVKHFGLSDKIDFQIGTLSKAIGVVGGYVAGKQALIDWLKVRSRPFLFSTSLTPGDVAASIKAIEILTESSELNERLWENGNYLKKGLKNLGFNIGNSETPITPCILGDEVKTQQFSKRLIAEGVYAKAIVFPTVAKGTGRVRNMPTAAHTKEMLDQAISIYEKVGKELGLI